Proteins found in one Triticum aestivum cultivar Chinese Spring chromosome 4D, IWGSC CS RefSeq v2.1, whole genome shotgun sequence genomic segment:
- the LOC123099317 gene encoding uncharacterized protein: MGRRVAGGGPHRVLPYDLAVFLRPADSPPHPRAAVLHLGSNTSPHPTPRSAIRRCLAPPFADTGEGNSILETPAAMVPMKISGTSLATVTMPTQGTKRHPSTIVWFPITNVYSSNDMYEDYLHTYFQATQVSGSSYFWHHVNKNVHLPKNKIVCNIFGTSDGWLLYSSCACLRCSSVK; this comes from the exons ATGGGCCGTCGGGTCGCCGGCGGCGGACCTCACCGTGTGCTGCCTTATGACCTCGCCGTGTTCCTACGTCCAGCAGATAGCCCGCCCCATCCCCGGGCCGCCGTTCTCCACCTCGGCTCCAACACCTCACCACACCCGACGCCTAGATCCGCCATCCGTCGATGCCTAGCTCCGCCATTCGCCGACACTGGAGAAGGGAACTCCATCCTTGAG ACTCCAGCAGCGATGGTTCCGATGAAGATTTCAGGAACTTCCTTGGCGACGGTGACAATGCCGACTCAGGGGACGAAGCGACACCCATCCACCATCGTTTGGTTCCCAATAACGAATGTTTATAGCAGCAATGATATGTATGAAGATTATCTCCATACATATTTTCAGGCCACACAAGTCTCAGGCTCTAGTTATTTTTGGCACCATGTAAACAAGAATGTACACTTGCCAAAAAATAAAATAGTATGCAACATTTTTGGCACTTCAGATGGGTGGTTGTTGTACAGTTCATGTGCATGCTTGCGATGCTCCAGTGTAAAATAG